The Hydractinia symbiolongicarpus strain clone_291-10 chromosome 2, HSymV2.1, whole genome shotgun sequence genomic sequence AGTCTTCTCATCTGTTAGCTTTCTCAGAACGCTTTGGTTTATCTCAAAAGAACTCTGGGGACAAAAATAGTTATTCTCAGTATCAATCTACTTAGTCCCCAGTATTTTGTAAATCCTAGACAAAACTTCTTTCTTTATAATGAACGGCtttgtaattatataaaaattaaaatgattctCACACTCTATACTTTCAATTAATCTCTCTTTCTTTCCACTTTTCCAATGAGgttattattaattttcttattaaGAATGGCTCCGACAGATTGTTCTAACACTTTCATAATAAAGCCTAATGACTTTCTACTTGCACACGAACTActgaataacaaaaaaaattgtttccacGAATAAAAAACACTTGAAAACCAACAAAACACCATGTGTTGATCgcaaaatatgaacaaagaaGCCACGTGGAAGAGATTGAATAGGccacaaaatcaaaattatcgTATATTTTCGACTGTAATGTAGTTGTCTTTAAAACACGAAAGTTGTGGTACGAAATTCACGTAAATTTCGTTTTTGCGTTCAATGTGAGAATGTGTGATAGACTTAAAACGCAAGATGAAAGTACACAAATAAAGACAAATCCTACTAAAAAGGTATTTGTACCTAAATATTTGTGTTGTTCTATATAAAGTACGGTTTTTCAAtactttaaaaattcagatgcaTTTAGCCAAAAAAGAGCTCTTGTTATATTGTAAGAGGTATATAAAATAAACGCTGTGCTATCGTAAAGGGCGTTTAAAGAAACATTTCTATCAATTGCTTCCACCATGAGGCAAGCACCAATGAAATTGTCGAATCAACTTCAACTCCACTATTAGCATAGAAATAGCCTTAACACAAATCATACGGTTTCAGAAACGACAGGTCTTAACATctgattaaatttaaatttacatcTTGTATAAGTTTGGGTGTAGTAGTTAATCATATTAGATTCTGgttaatcatttaaaaattaagtttaaaataaaaattaaccagaATCTCTGTCAAAATCCGATCTTTTCTATGAAAAGAATCCGTTTTGAACATGTCGTCAATATAAAGCAATGGTTTACGTCTACCGGGATTTCAATGCGAATTAATTTCCACCAAGTTGTTATTTCGACACGACTTCGTCACCAGGacgatataatttttattacaaCTCAAAATTGGATAGGCTCAGGGCAAACATTGCCTTTCATTTCCTAAAAGAAATTGAAGTAACAGTAATGTCCAAttaaaggttaaaaaaatacCTGAAACCTcgttttcaaagttttttggTCTCTTAATAGCAACGGCCCTATGTAGCGTATGAAAAGGGCCTGAAAACGAGGTTGAAATACGATGAAGCAATATATGAGACATTACAATGTAATGATTGTTAAAAATCTCTATCAGTGTATAACCAAACTGTAGCCTATGCTTTGATTTACAACAGACGttgatagctagctacaaaaaaCGTTGGTTCACAATGTGTGTAGTGTGTGCAAGCTTTGATGGTATGGGCTATAATATGAGACGAACAATGAAGAGATTCCAAGAGGAAGAGCTGAAAGCATGTAGCACAATCACACAAATTGtaagttcaaaaactgcatACCTTATGTAAACAACGTTTGGATAAATGTGTGTCTTTATTTATAGAAATCTGAGACTGCACTGTCACTTAGTATGCGAGTGTTTATATCTGAAATgctgcatttaaaaatcattGCTGAACACCTTTTAAATTGcagatcttcttcttcttcttcttcttcttcttcttcttcttcttcttcttcttcttcttcttcttcttcttcttcttcttcttcttcttcttcttcttcttcttcttcttcttcttcttcttcttcttcttcttcttcttcttcttcttcttcttcttcttcttcttcttcttcttcttcttcttcttcttcttcttcttcttcttcttcttcttcttcttcttcttcttcttcttcttcttcttcttcttcttcttcttcttcttcttcttcttcttcttcttcttcttcttcttcttcttcttcttcttcttcttcttcttcttcttcttcttcttcttcttcttcttcttcttcttcttcttcttcttcttcttcttcttcttcttcttcttcttcttcttcttcttcttcttcttcttcttcttcttcttcttcttcttcttcttcttcttcttcttcttcttcttcttcttcttcttcttcttcttcttcttcttcttcttcttcttcttcttcttcttcttcttcttcttcttcttcttcttcttcttcttcttcttcttcttcttcttcttcttcttcttctttgctGCAATGTTTGCAATGTAAGGTTTTCATTTTAACGATTTGAGAAAATGTCAACGTCAAAAGAAAATTGTGGCGACTTTTGAAGGAGAAAACTTTAGAAGTTTCAAAGGTAAACTTTTCTCTAACCAGGCTGCATCATTTTAACACTATCAATCTAATATCTAAACTTCATAAATTCAAGTTTGTCTATTCTTGCTATACTAATTTCCAAcctgtttaaccaaagtcaacAAGACTGTATAACGTTGTCCTAACCAAAACAAAGACTGTTTAACTCGAACAACGCAAATCGTTCAGGTCAGGGGTATTTTCTTGCtacgctttttgattggttctATTGCTCTTTGCTTACCAGCTTTATGCTCATTcgttaattttattttgcggtttGCCCTgagaaattattttgtgtttattggTTAATCAGTCTAAGCTTTCGTATAAGAGAAACTCGTTTTATTGTcctcgaagaaagcttagttaactagactATATCTACAAATGCAAtattaaattgaaaaaactACAGACGGGGTGGTGTAGTCTGTGGAGTAAGATGTAATATTGTACATACTAAGTGTAAATCTCGTAACCAcctttcagtttaaataaaacgaAATCCGCAACCTCCTTTcaagggcattttgccttttcgATTAATTTATTAGCGGCCCTTGTTGTTCATAACGGCTCAGAGACCTAgaaatcctggggacgaggatgcaaAATCTGCATATCTGTGTTTTAGCagaacatttttaacaattaaaccTACTAACCTGACCCGAGAGTTGTAGGTCATCCTTATCCCCAGGGCTTGTTGTCTaatgtcaaagccgctagcgcttacttgacggttTTTTCACCGCCATATGGGACATGAACGGATTCTTCAATTCTATAGTGCAGTGACTATATGCAAACAAGGAGTATAATATCTAATCTCCTAAAGAAGTTTATTTCGAAAAGAATACCAAGCGATTATTCGTATTTCTAAAGTGCTCGCCAAATGATCATGTGCATAAAACAAATTGATTCCTTCTGATTGCGTTTCAATATAGAATTATTAATACTATATGATGTACTGGTAATCAGAATTAGACTACTGCACTTAGTCAAATATTCTGACCAAAATGATGATGAATATTCTGCCTAACGGATGGACGTTTGCTCTATTTTTAGCCTCGTCTAATTTAGATCTATAATATAATAGGTGCCGTCATAGAAATGATTATAATGTGGAACTGTTCGTAGAGAATTGAAAGAGTATGTTTTGTCACATTCCACCAATAACACAAGGATTCGCGATAACCttccatttttgttttgtttatataagcTGAGCTATTCTCCTGGTCGAAATGTCATATGGTACAATTTTATCGGTTGAGGAAAAAatacaaacgtttcacagtcaaACTCTCGCAAAACaagctttgattaaacaagaactacaagtATCTGAATTAAAGTAAAGTTAATTTAGCAAAAGCTCACCTAAAACTACACAATAAGAGAGGTTTGAAAATTCGGCCCCTATTTATGAAAAGATGACTGTGTGAACGGCGTGTGTTCCCTCAAATCATAATGGTTACCCTGAAAAACCTGTAATTGGTTTAAAAGTATCACGTGATATTTGTTGACCAAAGAATATAGTGATTTCATCATTTTCAGAGTTCGTGGAACAGTGTCGTAATTGATGCGAATtagtcaaaataaataaaatagatataaaatatatataatccaAATATATCATATAACAGAAAGTGAGAGTGGAAATGAAATAAATGAGTTAACCAGGCTAGCCACCTACAACGAGTTATCGGTATCCTAAAAACATTCCTAAAATATAGTGTGTTCACATGGCGTGCCAGCTCGCTATGAGCCAcacatcaaaaaaaatatatcacagtGTGTATGATTTATGCGCAAAAAATGTCGGATGGAAAAGTGGATATAAGCACGAAATAGATTTTATCCAACACAGCAACTTTCGAGGTGAACTGGTCACCTTGAGTAAACAGCCTCTTAGCCAGGTTGAAGGTTGCCAAGTCTTAAATTGTACTAAAAACGAGTGTCTTATATATTCTGCTCTTTTGGTAACAGATTAACTAAATCATTGCTTTACCAACCGTCATAATTACATTGAAATAACGTTTTCACCGTAAACTTaaacagtaaaaatattttaaaagaaccaTAGTTGCCGTTTAGGAGTTGCATCAAAAAATGTAATCTGGTAGTGCAATGCAAAACCCCCCCTTAAAATTCTGGTATTATTTAACAACACGAGCCTTTGTTCGCGTGTTTGTGAATTTTTCaacgtatattttttatttcagttgcaataaaaaaagttgttaaaataaAGCGTGAACGACCTATTTTAACGGTATACATTCACACAAACCAAGAACGCGGCCACCGCCCCTTTTAGTGTTcccgttgtttttgttttgtttttttcgtggCGTTTAATAAACACGCCACTTTTTATTATGAAGCCAAATTATTTTAATGTGTTGTGCGCATTTGTCGAAAGtatcattttaattttacacAATATCGTATTAAAACGAACAGTATTTATATTTAATAGAGCTTTATAGGGACCGAGCGTTCATTCTGTTTCATTAATCACAGCTGCTTGCAAACTGTATTCACTGGGGACATCAATAAACTGAATCAGGCAACATCAAAAAACCACACTGTtcataataaataaatagttttaCCAATAGAAAAGCGAGTTGAAACTGTAATAACCAATAGCAATAGCTCTCTTGAGAAAAGAACCAATCAGAATTAAGGTTGCTCATTTTGAGTATAATCTAGCGGAGTGCGAAAGCGTGCTTATGTGAGTTCAACAAAACTAGTTGATTTACTTGCTGTATATTTTTTCTCTCTCGAACAACtcattttaacataatattAACTTAATTTCAGATCGAGAAATTACAACTTCGAAGAATGTTAGCTACCTATCGCAACTTGAATACTGGGAAGACGACGAATACGAAAAATGAAAATCACAAGCATAAAGAACACACGAAGAACCAACCCATCCTGCCGGAAGTTGGACAGTTTGTTGTGGACCCCAAATCCGGAAAGAAATATTTGAGAGGTCGTCTCATGGGAAAGGTAGGTGATgttcgtttttttttgttaaaaaaaaaattcgctgGGTTTCTGATGTTAACATTTAACATCGACTGAAGTGCGAGTTTATACAGAAtgttagtatatatatattatatacttaTCCCGCTGACGGAGGCCCGTAAGCGTCAAAATACCGAAGTTGTCTGGATTCTAAGGATTCATTTTGCCGACGACGTGgctcagtggataagagccCGTAATGCATTAAAAGTTACGTTCCCGGTTCGAGTCCCCTGGCTACCATGGTAAAAGGATTCGCGAAAATCCGCCAACTTTATTCTGGTATCCTGTATACATATTATATACTTATATGTACTTATATATACTTTACTACACTGTGTGATATTTACCATATCTTTGTTATTATCACGGTTATTATTATGGAAGCTACCTgctgtaaaatttttttatggaaatGCATTCttcgaaaaattttttttcaaatacacataattctttattttttcgtGGAAATTTTACTAAGTGCAAATAAAATTCTCCCATTCCATCTTATCCCTAAGCTTAGTACTGCAATCCAATCTTGCGCCTTGTATGGTCCCTTTTTCTGTTTTCACCTCATTCCTTTCCGTGGTGCGTACGTATATATAAAAGTACATTCAACAGAACGGCACATTTAGTGTGATTATATTTCCTCTTCAGGGTGGATTCGCTCGATGTTACGAAGTTACCGACGTTCAAACAGACAAAAAATACGCGTGCAAAGCCATCTCGAAAGCTCGCATCGCAAAACCGCATCAACAGCAAAAGGTGAGGAAACAGAATTACTCACACGCATTACTCATTGCCGTCTGACGGATCTTAAATATTTTAACACGTGGTTTTAAATTCGAACGCATAAATTATGCAATATTATTATAATGTCATCAATACGTGTTTGTTGATTTTCACAAACAATATCAAACTGACAACGTGATTAAAGCTTCCGCCATATATGGTGATAACGACATCTCCATAGCAACTACGTAATAAACATAGGGATTTTCATGCTTTACTTGTCTATTTAACAATTTAATCTTACGTAGAGAATTTATTATTACGTCATTATATTGAATCGAATGGCACCATGAAAATACGAAAGTCTCGAAAATGTCATTTGTAACTACTTATCTTTATAAGAACCCTAAAAAAAGGGTCCAAAATATTAATTAACTTTTGCCCCTATTTTTGCtgccgcttctttttcatttttatccatAAATCGCTAAAATAGTCCGAGCAAGAAATTGCAATTTACgagttttttcttaaaaaaagctttgataaaaataacaaaccgATTTTGCCATTGCCCatcaaattttctttatttcttagAAGTATATCTTggataaattataaatattctCTTCGGAATAAAAACacgttttataaattttacagGCTTGTGTTAAATGCTCAAATCGTAAAAATTTCGGATCTAAAATTGTTGAAGATATACCTTGATGTTTTAATTCATACACCTTCCAAAACCTCATGTCTCTTCAATACACTATAGTCCTTGTTTTAGATTGCTAATGAAGTGGAACTACACAAAAGCTTCAACGGACACTTCATTGTTCGTTTTTACTGCTTCTTCGAAGATGAtgacaatgtttacattttattgGAACTATGCAGTCGAAAGGTACGTGTGACGAGTGTGTTCAATACCACAAAATGAAGCCGAAGATAACAGTACTTATTTAATACAATTTAGTTCTGTTATGGTTCAGCGCATAAAGTTTGGTAGGGTTAAAGTCAGCAGCCTATCAAAGCTAGTGTGACCattccttttttttgtttttatagtccATGGTCCAACTACTTAAACAACGCAGAACATTAACCGAACCCGAAGTGCGATATTTCATGGCGCAAGCTGTAAAAGGAGTATATTATTTACACAATGAGCAAATTATACATCGGGACATCAAGTTGGGTAATCTCTTCATCAACAACGATATGGAGATCAGAATCGGGGATTTCGGATTAGCAGTTAAAGCAGATAAAGACGGCAAAAAGGAAATGTATGTCTCTATTAAACGCATTACGATCATTTTTCTCGTTTTCTGTTTCAAATAAGCGAGACAACGTTAACCtgtgttatttttcttttttaggtctGTGTGTGGTACACCCAACTACATTGCTCCTGAAGTGCTCAGCAAAACAGGCCATTCCTTTGAAGTAGAtacctgggcactaggttgcgTGATGTAAGTAACGCTGCGTGCGCTACTAAATTTTGCATGTGTGACCACGTAGCGTTAATTGCGTCCTATATATGTTATATGTGAGTGGTAAACGCGTGTTTTCACGTAAGTGTGTTTGACCAGGTATCTGAAGTTATACGTTTAATTGATGTACGGCCAAGCTTACAGATTTTTAGTCCACATtacataaattataatttctaAGCGTGTTTAAGAGGAGTTACGAGCTCTAAATCTTGGCCAAACTAACTTTAACCGTGATTTTTTAAGTAGGTCTAAGTGTTAGTTACATCGTCAAATGATTTCACAaagtttttgtatattttatttttccgaAACAACGTCGCCGTTAACTCCCGCTATAACGAACCCTCTTGCATCAAAACGAGTCTGTTCGATATAGCGGGGGTTTTCCTGGTCATTATTCATTTTAAATTGTAATTTCGAAAAGAATCAAAGGGGAAGAAAGCACGTAGGAGGGTTCGATATGGTTCAAGTCAACTGGTGACGTCGTCATCATGTGTCGTTATATcattttcgtatttttttatGTGTGCATCGTCACTGAGtgttgtttatgttttgtttttggtgCACAAGGTACGTGGATTCAACAACTTCGGTCCcaggtcatttttttaaatgagtcCTGGGTACGGAGTTgcgttttatgtttattttgtttatgtgtTAGTTAACGtgtgtgtttttgttttggttCAATTGCTTTGCAAATTTACACGGCTTGTTTTACTTCAACCAAATGTATCCTTTGAATCATACTGATTTTTGAGCATTACTAAATACGAAATCAGAATAATATTTCCTAAAATGGATTTCATAGGCGCaagtataaatataatataacgaTACTATAAAATATATAGGAAAATTAATGAACGGTTATGGTATTTTTGTGGTAATTTTGTTACATTCAATTTCGGTTGccataatttaatttttgtttactaTATAGGTACACGTTACTTGTTGGTCGCCCGCCGTTTGAAACGAGCTGTTTAAAAGATACGTACATGAGAATACGAAACAATGAATATGCCATACCATCCAGGATCACAAGACCTGCGGCTAAACttatacaaaagtttttaagtgaAAGACCGGAAGACCGGCCACGATTAGATACTGTTTTAAATGATGAATTTTTTACACGGGGGTTCTTTCCAAGACACTTACCTTCCATATGTTGTGTTGCGCCACCTAAATTTACCtccatgaaaaataaaaactgtaCTTCGAATAAACGATATGTACGCCACCCTGGCTCGGAACAAGTCGAAATCCAGGAAGCGATGTCGAAGATAAATATACGTGATAAAGTTGATGACGATCAACACGAGAGTGGGTTTGACAGTCAAGAATCCAACGTAAACTGTGACGAACACTACCTGGAAGAAGGTACGTATACACGCTTTGTCATTTAAGAAAGTATACGTAAAACATTTACTAGTAAAATACTGCTAAAGATAACACATTTCTGAATCCAATGATCAaagatttgcatttttttaattttacttgcAGTGTTATCAGTCTGTTTTCCGTTATTTTGATATCAAAAACTTTCTATATTCAAACCTGTCATTCCTAGcctctttttttattgtgaggCTCAATTGTGGTTCGAGAGAGGTTTAGTCAAAACGTTTCGGCTGCCGTAACTAAATAAACGCATTGTCTTTAGAGCTGAACGAGACATCTTATGGATACCACACTCCACAAACATTATACGAACGACTTAACACGTGTCTTAATTCAATGCCCGATCCACACTGCACTGCTCTGTCTGATCCGATCTCGACCGGCACATCAGATTCTGAGGAGGAGAACAGTTTAGTGGAAGGTTTTGCACACCCCCATAGATTGTGGATTACGAAATGGGTGGACTATAGTAACAAGTATGGCTTTGGTGCGCAGCTCTCAAATGGTTGTATTGTAATACGGTATAATGATGGAACAACGCTGGCGGTTGATGCCCCAAAAAGGTAACATCATTTTATGTTGTCCTTGTTGGCAAGTTCAAAGACAAAGTCAAATCATTAGTTATTGTCAGTCACTTTTTCTTCGCCACTACCAACATCATGTGGCATGGGATAATAAGAGTCTCAGttctttaattttcttgttACCTTTCCGTTATAGAAGACTCCAATATTTTGACGAGGATAGAAATATCTTCCGGTTCAGTGTAAACAACATACCTGAAGATCTCAGTCGTAAAGTCACCCTTCTAAACTACTTTTCAAATTATATGGATAAACATCTTCTCAAGGTAAATGCTTGTTTACTAttggttaataaaaaaaacgtaCAAGTCATTTATTGGTTAATCACACTAACATCACCTGTGACgtatttttgtttgttccaATCCACTGACCAAATTCGACAttgatttttagacattttgttATACACATATATATGTAATTCACACAAAGTAAGTCATAACTTATGTTTCGTTGACATTGTCACGCAACCTACATTGCACACACAAGCATTACATAGTCGACAATTCGCTATGGACATCACCCAACATCGTACTGTTAAACGTCTACGTTGCTATCTGTTTACCAAACTTTCACCCAGACGCCAGTAcggtaaaaaataaacattgcaGTCAAGATCAATAGAATGCGAGTTAAGATAGTTTATTTTAACTTCTAGGGTGGTGATCTAGAAGATCCTACGAAGCAGGACACATTCCCTGAGATGGCCATCATCGATATTTGGTTTCGAACTGATAAAGCCATGGTGATGTACTTAAGCGATGGAACACTGCAGGTAAATCAACTTTGTTAATAGATGGATAGTTTGTCGCATTCGTTAGTTCATTTCCATAGGTTTttctaagtaaaaaaaattaggagGCCGAAGCCAATATCTTATGCATTGTTTTAAGGAGCAGTTGATAAACATTAAGTCTATGGAAATAATTAGTAAAATGTCGAGGCTTTGTTAAGTTGCACAGACGATGCTGACCATGTAACTATTTATTTACAcgttaatttatttattcatttctttATGCGCAGGTGAACTTTTTATCTGATCACACAAAAATCATTCTCAATCCTGAAAATAACCTCGATGTAGTGACATACATCAATCAAAGCAGAGAAAGCCACGTGACTAGTTTACAGGCTGTTTCTAAACGAGGTTGCAATGAAGATGTGAATGAGAGGTTACAGTATTGTCTGATGGTACTTCACAAGTTGACGGAGATGTATTTGGATGATATGAAGTGAAGTCTGAAATCTCTTTCTCTGACAGATACCTAGAATTGTCAACAGGAAATGTCCATTGACACATCAACTCTTTTTACCTTCAGAAACGTCAAATCTTAATAAAAAATACGATGGCTAAAGAAACTCTTTTATTCAAACGAACAATCAATACGTGCCTTTACTTTTAATAATACAAATAGAGTCTAAAAAATCCCTAcaaaagagttttttttttacctctcAAGGAATAATACTGTCGTATTGCGGCTTCAAAAGATTTCCGTCTGTGTTttgtatcataatttttaaataaattttacgcaaatactatttttaatttttgtaaatatacttgtatcatatttatatagttAGATAAATAGATTACATTTTCATATATAccaccgttattttgttttttggtcCTTTGAAATTTTATTCGTACTGCACCACCAATATTGTAGTTGGTTACATCCTCTTTAGTAACGATGTTTTATCCAATTGAAACACAAAGAATACTCTGGTACACTTTTTTGTGAACAATGCCAAATTTTAACATTCGTCCCAAATACTGCCAAAATCTTAGACAATTTTTAAACCGCCAATTTCTTCACCGACTGgcagccttgtggtagagcgttcactTCCAGTGgtggaggtcttgggttcaaaccctggccgagtcatgccagagactataaaagtgtgaatctatcctttctgcttagcgctctgcatgagaataggattgatatctttggcgattgtctagttgagcgattgctgtgcttgcacaactttcgtagctcaattgggagctttaaatgcaataGGGCCACCTTTTCAGGACCCTTGTTGAtggcagtaccaataggaactgaataATAATTTGCATGGGACGAATAAATGGTCAAAAATTACACAATTTGCTGCTTGGTAAAGTATCGGTCCTCTTTAGTAACATTCACGTTTTTTTATCCAATTGAAAAACAGAAAACTCTGGTTCACTTTTTTGTGAATATTTGCCAAATTTAAAATCGTCTTAAGTACTGCTAAAATCTTAAACAATTTAATAAATGTTCGAAAATTAAACAATTTGTTTGACAAATAATTGGCCAAAAATTGAACAATTTAATGGTAAGAATTTAAGCCTCAGTATAGTTACAACCCTTGCAATTTTGATGCTTACATTGGCACAAATTTTATTGCTCTAAATTTACACGCCTTTGCGGCATTGGGAATAAACAATTAGTCCCGTATAATCTTGCCCAG encodes the following:
- the LOC130630387 gene encoding serine/threonine-protein kinase PLK1-like isoform X2, coding for MCDRLKTQDESTQIKTNPTKKIEKLQLRRMLATYRNLNTGKTTNTKNENHKHKEHTKNQPILPEVGQFVVDPKSGKKYLRGRLMGKGGFARCYEVTDVQTDKKYACKAISKARIAKPHQQQKIANEVELHKSFNGHFIVRFYCFFEDDDNVYILLELCSRKSMVQLLKQRRTLTEPEVRYFMAQAVKGVYYLHNEQIIHRDIKLGNLFINNDMEIRIGDFGLAVKADKDGKKEMSVCGTPNYIAPEVLSKTGHSFEVDTWALGCVMYTLLVGRPPFETSCLKDTYMRIRNNEYAIPSRITRPAAKLIQKFLSERPEDRPRLDTVLNDEFFTRGFFPRHLPSICCVAPPKFTSMKNKNCTSNKRYVRHPGSEQVEIQEAMSKINIRDKVDDDQHESGFDSQESNVNCDEHYLEEELNETSYGYHTPQTLYERLNTCLNSMPDPHCTALSDPISTGTSDSEEENSLVEGFAHPHRLWITKWVDYSNKYGFGAQLSNGCIVIRYNDGTTLAVDAPKRRLQYFDEDRNIFRFSVNNIPEDLSRKVTLLNYFSNYMDKHLLKGGDLEDPTKQDTFPEMAIIDIWFRTDKAMVMYLSDGTLQVNFLSDHTKIILNPENNLDVVTYINQSRESHVTSLQAVSKRGCNEDVNERLQYCLMVLHKLTEMYLDDMK
- the LOC130630387 gene encoding serine/threonine-protein kinase PLK1-like isoform X1 — protein: MYEKQAFESDDYQVLKNIRQRLELDLQREIEKLQLRRMLATYRNLNTGKTTNTKNENHKHKEHTKNQPILPEVGQFVVDPKSGKKYLRGRLMGKGGFARCYEVTDVQTDKKYACKAISKARIAKPHQQQKIANEVELHKSFNGHFIVRFYCFFEDDDNVYILLELCSRKSMVQLLKQRRTLTEPEVRYFMAQAVKGVYYLHNEQIIHRDIKLGNLFINNDMEIRIGDFGLAVKADKDGKKEMSVCGTPNYIAPEVLSKTGHSFEVDTWALGCVMYTLLVGRPPFETSCLKDTYMRIRNNEYAIPSRITRPAAKLIQKFLSERPEDRPRLDTVLNDEFFTRGFFPRHLPSICCVAPPKFTSMKNKNCTSNKRYVRHPGSEQVEIQEAMSKINIRDKVDDDQHESGFDSQESNVNCDEHYLEEELNETSYGYHTPQTLYERLNTCLNSMPDPHCTALSDPISTGTSDSEEENSLVEGFAHPHRLWITKWVDYSNKYGFGAQLSNGCIVIRYNDGTTLAVDAPKRRLQYFDEDRNIFRFSVNNIPEDLSRKVTLLNYFSNYMDKHLLKGGDLEDPTKQDTFPEMAIIDIWFRTDKAMVMYLSDGTLQVNFLSDHTKIILNPENNLDVVTYINQSRESHVTSLQAVSKRGCNEDVNERLQYCLMVLHKLTEMYLDDMK
- the LOC130630387 gene encoding serine/threonine-protein kinase PLK1-like isoform X3; this translates as MLATYRNLNTGKTTNTKNENHKHKEHTKNQPILPEVGQFVVDPKSGKKYLRGRLMGKGGFARCYEVTDVQTDKKYACKAISKARIAKPHQQQKIANEVELHKSFNGHFIVRFYCFFEDDDNVYILLELCSRKSMVQLLKQRRTLTEPEVRYFMAQAVKGVYYLHNEQIIHRDIKLGNLFINNDMEIRIGDFGLAVKADKDGKKEMSVCGTPNYIAPEVLSKTGHSFEVDTWALGCVMYTLLVGRPPFETSCLKDTYMRIRNNEYAIPSRITRPAAKLIQKFLSERPEDRPRLDTVLNDEFFTRGFFPRHLPSICCVAPPKFTSMKNKNCTSNKRYVRHPGSEQVEIQEAMSKINIRDKVDDDQHESGFDSQESNVNCDEHYLEEELNETSYGYHTPQTLYERLNTCLNSMPDPHCTALSDPISTGTSDSEEENSLVEGFAHPHRLWITKWVDYSNKYGFGAQLSNGCIVIRYNDGTTLAVDAPKRRLQYFDEDRNIFRFSVNNIPEDLSRKVTLLNYFSNYMDKHLLKGGDLEDPTKQDTFPEMAIIDIWFRTDKAMVMYLSDGTLQVNFLSDHTKIILNPENNLDVVTYINQSRESHVTSLQAVSKRGCNEDVNERLQYCLMVLHKLTEMYLDDMK